The following nucleotide sequence is from Populus trichocarpa isolate Nisqually-1 chromosome 11, P.trichocarpa_v4.1, whole genome shotgun sequence.
gataCAATTAGTGTTAATTAAGATGGTTATTGGTGGTAATTGTACAACtatcattaatttataaaaccccaatttaaatatattttccttttcatgtTTAAACAGAAGGATAAGTCTTAACCACGAGAGGCATCACCATTTTCTACCTTGATCATTTTCAGGTCAATTTTGAGAGCGTGCATCACCCCTTGAAACACAAGTTTTGCAAATCTAGATTTTGACGGTTTAGAAAGTGTTTAGGAACgtggttaaaattatattttttaaaattttaatttattttttaaaattaatatttttttatattttatgttgatgttaaaaataatttttttaaaaataaaaaatattattttaatatattttcaaataagaaaaaattttaaccGTAACTATCACCGTACCGTATTGTTATACAACTCCTAATTTCTGTGGCAAATTACATTGATTTGCGGCAACATATATCATATAATGTGACTCTACAACGATTAACTGAGCCTGTTGTTATTATCCATCGAACTTAATTGTGTGATTTCATAAGAAAATGTGTCTTGATATGGTTGAAGGCAAAGAAAGAGTTAGTGCTAACCATATCCAATGGATACAATTGTTGACGGGGAGGGGAAAACGCAAGCATATCTTATAGAAAAAGACTTCAATTTAATGGCTCTCTCTCGAAAGAAAACTTCAGAACATTCACCGAAATCTCTACCCATTCTTCAACCAATTCAGAAGCTTCTTGCACCTAAAACTTTTTCTTGTTGCCTGCACACTCCTAGAGGGTGAGGCCCAAGTTGCGTTACAAGACCTTTTTGTAGCCAAGTGAAGGCTTTGCTAGGGCAGTAATCCGTCGTTGAGAGTGATCCCTAGAGATAGAAAGAAAAGGTAAGAAACATGTCAATAAAAGGAGGGCTAATTGAGTCTCGTAGAAGAGAATATAAATACTTGTAATTTAACCTAATTCAGGTGGCCTTAAAGCCATTAACATGATTAGTttatatactaaagggcttcaaatcccacattaaaaaaataatttttttcttgtgaacatagagtatatatactaaaggatttcaaatccgacattgagaaaataaaatattcttttagtatttatatagtgaattttaaaaagggttaataatcaactaaatatatatatatatataaaagtctctagttaggagaaaaaacatatttgaaaaaaaaaatctcaatcggGCTTTACCGCATCGTTTAAGTCACGAATCAATCGGGTTTTgctcatttcaattttttatatagatttaataactataattaagACTCACAAATTTGATGTGGTAATTGGATCTAAAAATATAGCCTTAGTATACTGGATATGTGGTATAAGGCTGAGAACTTCGCCTCACCAGCCTGCTTTGATATGGGCTATAAGATAACCTTTCTCCAAGAAAGTATATCTTTGCCCACTGAATTCCTAATTAGATGTTTGGAGCACCTCGAATTAAGTTTAAGAAGAAATGGTTTTTGACTAATTTAAGTCGCTAAAAGCAATAATTTTATATCCAAATCTTTCATGAGAAGAAAGATTGTTACTAGAAGAAATTGAATGTAATGATTGTTACTAGAAGAAAATAGATTGTTACTATTCTATTTTCCAAGTTTCTAGTAATAGCTTGTGACCTCGTGgcacttgaaaaaataatatttaataattgttgcgggttgattattaaaaaatatatatcaacattttttacctatttttttaacataaaaaaatatcaattataagttaaaaaatttatatatatatatataattaaataaaaagaattatttatacaactaaaataaattataaatcttgaTTTCTAATCAACGAAGTTAACACTTAAAACCAATAACTTGGTTCATGAACTCAATTacgttaaataatttttttatttaaaataaatatttttaaaattaaaaattaattaaatataaagatatttatttaaacctcgattcatctataaatattaaaccaaaacaattatgttacttaataaaaaattaaaaaaaaaacatcagacctcctatattttaatatatttttttaccttaatattttaaaaattttcacttTGCATCATtgtaaaactaaaatttcaaataatatgaaatgACGCTACTACTCTCGTGTATATAATACATTGTAAACTTAAAGGAACCACAGAGCACTCACTCTCAatctcatttctctctctctccacaacattttaaatatttaaaaggtactatcattttaaatatttatcaccCTATTTTGAGAAGAAATTGTTACTAGAAGAACTAAATGTAATGATCTCATCAGAAATCTCAAGGGTAATGGACTAGTTGTGGCTAGAgaatgtattagcacccctagtgtATCTTATATGTGGTAAACTATATTCTATGGTCTAAATATGGTTTTAAGATTTTGATGGGTTCCTAACTGGTGGTCAGTCTatgacttaaaataaatatttgctcTCGTGAATAAATCtagcattttgaatttattatggactCGTAtgctcaaataaattattttgagaatGGTCTATGTACGTACCCTAACAGGGTTCATCTATCCTGAAAGACAAAAGTGTTCTCCACAACTCGTAtattgtggtgaaaaatactcacaattaaaattgatgaatatctaaaataattttaaaaattattttaattaacttctGGTATTTAAATACCATCATACTTATATATTTAGCATTTATATCATGATGTTAaccattaattttcatgaattaaaaaaaaatcaaaaaaatccaCAATCAACCTCTTAAACGAAAGTATCCAGGTTTTACCACCTACTTCGTCGTTCGATTAGTAATCATTCGTGATCCTATTATTCACTTACATATGTACATGTGGAAGACATGTAATGTACATGCATTACATGTAGGAACTACATGTCTAAAAACTGAAGATACATAAgtggatttaattaattacaaggTCAACACAAAAGAATTTATCCATTATTTTCTTAGGTTTACTGGTTTTACGCACGGGTTATCGTGTTTAGAATCTTAACTAATCAATATTGTAATCTGCTTTTGTCTTGATTAAGAACTATATGATCCTTCGAACCTCTCCttcctatatattaaattttaaccctaATGAGATAGATTGTCATCTCCGTGTGAGCAAAATCGTATCTTTATCTTAATGTCCTTATCATCCGCTAAAATATTCACAAGATTAGTTGCCGTGGTGGACGGGGaaccttcaatatttttatgaaaataattgatatcttgtctcatatatatatatatatatatagggatgaggaaaaaaaccaaaaaaccgattaaactgaaaaaaccgggaaaaaataaccgaaaaaaccgaaccgtaaaaaaaagCCGATTAAACcggttaaaattttgaaaaaaccgattggttcagttcggtttcggttttataagcctaaaactaaaaaaatcaaatcgaaccaaaccggaaaaaaccgagcaaaaccggtttttgttcaaaaaaaccaaactgaaccgaaaccggtcgatTTGAaacggtttcggttttttttaaaaaaaaaattcggtttggttattttttttgataaaaaccaaaccaaaccgaaccgaaaatgatcacctctaataaaaaaaaaacatggctcCATTggtgcttttttatatatatatttttgttgagatGCCCTTTGGTGGTTTTTGAAGTATAATGTTGTTTAGAAATTTATAAATCCGATAATACTAAATTAAAAGCTTATTATGTCATTGATTACGAAGCTTATGATTGATTAGTGTGTGTTGATTCCAGATTTTCTGTGAAGAATGACATGTAATGGTATTctgaatattatatataaaatgctttGATCAGAAAAGCTATTGGTGACATGcttaagttattttttgaaagGAGGTCagttgtaaaatataatttataaactaGATCGagcaattaataaatataatttagaaatatagCACAATTAATTACGCCACTAAAAAGTTAAAGCAACCTATTGAAtatttgaaaatcttttttgaaAGGGTGGTGCTGCGCTATTCCTAGAAGCACAACCCTTGAAAATCAATAGTTGAACTATATGTTAAAAGTAtagcatatatttttcttgtactAGATGGTAGgtaaaaacccaaaataatcCTGGTCATGTCAAACACCATgtgtaacaaaaaataaatataaatttaatttcgaGTGGTGTAACTTAACTGGTCAGGTTTTGAGTTTGCTCTTTAGAGATCATCAGTTCAAGTCCCATAAATTTtagggtcactggaggcttacatggtcgttaacttcagggcttgtgagattagtcgaggtgtgcgcaacCTAACCCTTACACCCacgttaatcaaaaaaattataaatataaattttgatcaaattattgatttgaattcaaatttttctGGAGACTATATAGTTTCAGTTTTATAATAGGTATGCTCGTTGTAACTAATTAAGATCAGTaagacttttaaattttttggtcgAGAAGCtactatttttgttaattttattatttttatatttaattttgatttgttaactTAATTGAAAACTCATTTGTATCAAATTTTTGATACAAATGAgttaagaaaatttcaaaagttgCGTTACTTTTAATAGTGCaatatttcagaatttttttttttatgggttgcACTAATATTGAtagcatttaattttattagattataCTGCTAAGAGTCACGCAATATCTATttgaaattcatgattttaaaaggataagctcctcaaataacaaaaatgaattgtttttttagtttttttttttctaattaatcatACTAGTTCgcgaattttgtttttgtcaaatgttttattttgaaaaacaaaaaactttgacAGGCTGTAGTTATATCCATCCTTTCTATACcttcaaaatgatatttcaaatacaaaagTCACAAagccaccaacacacaacacgaTCACACATAATTAAAGCAAATCATAATTTAGGCCTGATCAGCTCCATACCATCATAGGTTTAGGTATCTGATTATGAGATTTTAACCACTTGGAATTATTTCCCCTCCCTCTCATGATTAATTGCTTAAATTTGCTACCATGATTGCTTTAATTATCATGGTATAAAGTATTGTGGAGTAAGGTTATGGCAATTAGGGGTGggtaaaaaaaccgaaaaactgattaaatcgagaaaaccggaaaaaaataataaaaaaaaccgaaccgtaaaaaaaaaccgattaaaattttgaaaaaaccgatcggttcggtttcgattttataagtctgaaaccgaaaaaaccaaaccgaaccaaaacaaaaaaaaacccgagccaaaccgatcttaatatatttcaaagtactttttacttagaaatatattaagataacatttattttaatttttaaaaattatttttgatatcaatacattaaaatcatttgaaaaaataaaaaaaatatattaatttaaaacaaaaagacaaaTACTCCGCATCAGCATGTTAACTTGTTTAgttaaaagtttttgaattttttttaatatattaatattaaaaatatattttaaaaaataaaaatattatattaatatattttaaaaaataatgtgaaaatatcaaattctaGCTTACTAGTCAACGATGCTCGCATCCTCGATGGTTGATAGTCAAACAAACTTGGTCGTCTTTTCGTCATTGGATTTTTCACAAACAGGTGGCAGCCGCTAAGTTCACTTTCCTGTCCCATTCTTTTATATCTGGACATTTTTCTAATGCTAGTGATTGTaactcttcttttccttttggatATTCGTGAAAGTGAACGAACCTTCTTTGACCCTTCAAAAATTAACTATACAGTTTGAATTTCTCTTAAAATATATCAGTTGCCATTGTATCTGGACCCCAATTCTTTTCTTGCTACCTAACTCTATGATCGTTTTGGTTTAGAGGTTGGTTGGGACTATAATTAATacgagaagaaggagaagaaaccaGAAAAGTCTGAACTTGCCtcaaaaatcttcaaaataaagtttataattagactaatcaattcaatttaaaaatttaagttgttaggtagagttccaagatataatttatattattctctaatacatccatttaaatgaaagttttttagatttgaaacttgcacatgctcacattaccttgtgcttaatttttatcaaataaatagaatagtgagatttgaacttgtgaccgcttggtcatcaaggctctgataccatatcaaagaatcaatttaactcaaaaacttaaactgttaggcgaggtcccaagatataatttatattattctctgatataaaaaatagttatattagttattaatttttttttaaaaaataaataaattagtaacATGAATATTGCCAAACGTATTTGATTATTAAATCATGTAACGTGTAACATGCCTACCCTTTTATAACTTGATTAAGATTTCTCTAAGGCCCTcgatagatatatatatatatatatatatatatatatatatatatatatatatatatatatatatatatatatatataaaagggggGAGGGGGAGATAGTTGTAAATTTTGGACaaggaaagataaaataaataaataaatatttttttaaaaatataaataatattatttttaaaaaaaattaatgagttaggataaagttttgaatctaaatttttaactatattaactatttttttaattttttctttaatttaaataggTTTATATCCTAAATCAATTCCTAGGCTAATCCAAAATTTATATCTAAGGAAATAAGTTTGAACCTACCAATGATTTAGTATTTTCTTTGAAGATAATCGACCTTGATATTGTAATAAATACAGAATTCCAATTGTGTAATGCTGACAAGGTTCATGGACAAATTCACAACCATTATATCCTGCTGCTAAACGTTTGACTTGGCAAGTTGAGAGAGACTCCTATCCTTTCTCTACGACCTTAACCTCCTGTTTCAGACCAGCTTATCTGCCTGAAGTTATAATCTACCATGAAAAACACtccttcctttctctttctcttctggCTTCTTGGATTGAAATGAAGAAATTCAACAGCAAGCTTGATCTTGTCTCGCTTTTACTTCCTATAATCCTGTTTCTGCAACCCATATCGGCTATTGATTTTGTCTTCAATGGATTCAATTCCTCTAGTGTTTCACTCTATGGCTCAGCCATCATTGAATCTCGCATTCTTACACTTACAAATCAAACATCTTTCCAAATTGGCCGTGCTTTGTTCCCAACAAAGATACCAACCAAAGCTCCAAATTCTTCATTTGTGTATCCATTTTccacttcttttatttttgctatgGCCCCTTACAAGAATGTTCTTCCTGGGCATggtctggtttttctttttgtgcccTTTACAGGCATTCAAGGCTCTAGTTCAGCTCAAAATTTAGGCTTTCTGAATTTTACGAACGGTAACAGTTCAGATAATCATATGCTTGGCATCGAGTTTGATGTGTTCGCAAATGAAGAATTCAGTGATATGAATGATAATCATGTTGGAATAGATGTAAATTCACTTACATCAATTGAAGCAGCAGATGCAGGCTATTGGCCTGATAATTCAAGGAGCAGCAGCAATGGGAACACCAGTGATGAGGATAGTAATTCTTTTAAGGAACAGGATCTAAATAATGGTAAAAACTACCAAGTTTGGATTGACTATGAAGATTCTATGATTAATGTTACTATGGCTCCGGCCGGCATGAAAAGGCCTACCAGGCCTTTATTGAATGTGTCTCTTAATCTATCTGATGTTTTTGAGGATGAGATGTATGTGGGATTCACTTCTTCAACCGGACAACTTGTTGAAAGTCACAAGATTTTGGCATGGAGCTTTAGCAATTCCAATTTTTCGTTGAGTGAGAGGTTAATCACTACTGGGTTGCCATCTTTTGTGCTTCCAAAAGATCCATTTTATCGGTCTAAAGTGTTCATTGCAGGAGCCACAGTGGGAGGGGTCCTTCTTGTTGTTTCTGCTGCTACAATTATATGGTTTTTGATTAAGAGAAGACAAAGGAAAGCAAGGGAGAGAGAGGAAATGGAGGATTGGGAATTGGAGTACTGGCCACATCGAATTAGGTATCAAGAAATCGAGGCAGCAACGAAAGGATTCAGTGAAGAAAATGTTATTGGAATCGGAGGAAATGGAAAGGTCTATAAGGGTGTTTTACCAGGAGGGACAGAGATTGCAGTGAAGCGCATTTCACATGAAAATGATGGGATGAGGGAGTTTTTAGCTGAAATTTCAAGTCTTGGAAGGTTGAAGCATAGGAGTTTGGTGGGGCTGAGAGGTTGGtgcaagagagaaagaggagtcTTCATGTTGGTATATGACTACATGGAAAATGGGAGTTTGGAGAAGAGGGTGTTCGATTGTGATGAGAGTAAAATGTTGAGCTGTGAAGAGAGAATAAGAATTTTGAAAGATGTGGCTTCTGCATTATTGTATCTGCACGAGGGATGGGATTCTCAAGTCCTACACAGAGACATTAAGGCCAGCAACGTGTTACTTGACAAGGATATGAATGGAAGGTTAGGTGATTTTGGATTGGCTCGAGTGCACGGGCATGGTCAAGTGCCTAGCACCACGCGGGTGGTTGGAACCATAGGATACATGGCACCTGAGGTGGTTCGAAGTGGAAGAGCCTCAGCTCAAACCGACGTGTTCGGTTTTGGGGTCTTGATTTTGGAGGTCATGTGTGGAAGGAGGCCTATAGAAGAAGGGCAGCCACCTTTGTTAGAATCGGTTTGGCAGTTGATGATGCAAGGGCAGTCACTTTATGCCTTGGATGAGCGACTAAAGGCTAGAGGAGAACAATTTGACGAAGGAGAAGTAGAGAGAATGCTTCATCTAGGCTTATTGTGTGCATATCCTGACTCTAAAGCGCGGCCGACAATGAGGCAAGTAGTGAAGGTCATGGAGGGCAATAATGAGCTTAGTGAGATTGAAAGTGAGGATATGGATGCATGTTTGCTACAACAGATGAAGTCTAAGGATTTTTGGTCGAGTTATTCTCAAAGTTCTAGCCATGGATCGCACCCAacttttgatgaaattagacGACACCACTCATCTTCTATGTCTTTATCTTGGAGCAATACTATAGTGGAGGGTAGGTGAATCTGCAATCAATTGATGAATTACGCTATCTGTTGgttatttttgcaaatttaatgAACTAAAATTTGCCAGATTTTCCGTGGCAAGCTTGGAAGAAGCTGCAGAAGTTGGCAGGATCAAGATCCAAGagcataaaaaatgaaacagTGGGGAGGGAGCcttgattttgatttgcattttttctttattaatgttTGATAGATTGGGACAATAATGTAGAGGAGAATCCTTTCTTGTTTCTGTACAAGGAATAACTAGCATATTGGTGTACATAAATACAGCAAATCCacagatgttttttttcttaaatttctctTCCTCTTTGCTAACTTGTCACCTTTGTCTTTGCACATTCTTCAAGCTTAAGAAATTTAAGTGGAGTTGTTggttttaaaaccaaaaacctCACTGAACATCATGACTAGAAGTACTATATGCATGCTCTAGTCAATTcaccatataaatatatatatatagaagagaaTAAAGCACCAGTATGATCATTAcgcatgttttttttgtcacaTTACACTAGGCTAGGAATGACTATTATTAGGTGAGTAGGTGGTGGGCAGGGAGGAGTATTGATTTTTAGCGAGATAGAAAGTTAAACTTTGTCGTAATGGTACAAGATTTCTGTCAAAAACACCTGCCTGCTATTTTGCTTCTGTGTTTGACTAGGAAATAGGCGTGCtattagttataattaataatttaatccaCACGTTTATACCAACAAGCACCAGTGGTCTAGTGGTAGAATAGTACCCTGCCACGGTACAGACCCGGGTTCGATTCCCGGCTGGTGCAACAATTTTTCGCCACGTCGACAGGGCCTTTTTGGGTCTGTCATATCCCACAATGTTTTTGACTTCAGACTTTTTTGTCCTTGTCCCTTCTTAAATGGGCCTTTTTGTCTCTTCTTAAATGGGCCTGAAGTGCACACTGTTAAGTGTTACCCAATGCTCTAAAGCCCATATAAAACTCATTATTCCCAGTTTAATGATGGGCCGGTCTATACTGTGTATGGATAACAAAATTAATGATCggccaataaaaaaacatcatttccaggccttaatttttttattttttttaatctgaaaatactctgtttagaatgaaaaaaagaaaaaaaatgtagcatttgtcaataaaaaaaaaaaaaagaggttagcTTTGGCCAGTTTAGTGTATGCCATACTCCTATCTCTAGTCTCTATGAAACTCGGATTTGGTGTACTAGAGGAGTAAAAAAAGGAGCTTAAAAAAagtagctatttttattttattttatagctttAAATGGACAGACAAATGAAGagctataataatttttctattaaagaaaaataattcctACGTATCTAATCAAAAgagcaaaaatattaaaatagattatttaaatattttttttatctccacaACTTTTCTCAtcacttttctaaaaaaagctgaaagtattaattttaaatatattaaaatagaaatggGTTGTTAAATCTCTTGTTGGacctatgattttattttatttagtttaatgtAGATGTTCGAGTCAGCTCGTGCACATTTCAACTAAATCCACGAGCCTTGAAGTAGTTTAGCTGGACCCATGATTTCCTCGTATTAAAACGGGTTCGTTTGTTAGTAAGGgaattgttatttttacttgaaaaaaaaaaaaattccttgtcCCGTCTGTGAAGAGAAAGTGTAACTCACAAAAGTAGCTTCCAGTGGTATTCCAACCAAAATAGATGCTTTCCAAAAGCTGCTTCATCTCTTTAGTTACAGTAGCTTGGTTGCTGAAGTAATCATGGGGGGCCCCTGTACAGGTAAGCAGTTAACAATCATTATTTGCGAAGTAAGCAAAACATAAAGTATAGTTACAGACGCGAATTGTTCATAAAATTCTAGAAGTTTAGGGGTTAATTTAGAAACTagagttttaatttaatctttttccaTAAGTCCACGGGTAgcaaaggtttttttatatatataaaaataaatctaatttgaaGGGATTGATGTCAAATGATCAATCCACGCATTTTCATTTTTAGAGATAatgtaaaatgaattaaaaaaatcaggataattaataacaatataattttttaaaaaaaatacataataaatatattcttttgtGAAAAATAGATGTTTTAAGAGAGACgtagttatttatttaaatataactatttttttaattaaatctgtgtaattaatgttttaaaaaattacttaattttagtaaaaataattagttcaaTAATACCCTTATCATGACAAGAAGATACTTTAACTTCTTGTTATTACTTTAAATCCAttgtattataagaaaaattaaaagaggtgttttcaatagtgttttctcttccccttttttttttgttctaagaGAATTTTTTGCTTTGGTatcaaatttttgtttaatttcatccctataAGTTATATTAGCCTAGATTGAGGCTGATAATTTGTTTCAGTTAGCTTGATATATGGTTCTCGAggtgtcaaaaatatattccaatattaaattaatgttatatttaccaagaaaatattttatcttactgctaaaaaaattaaaactttaggaATTGAATGTGACtcttaaacaaaaatacaatattttttatttttttctttactgttCATGAggcacatttttttttagttttggtccctaaaatttttttatttatgtgtttttgtgtttttt
It contains:
- the LOC18103029 gene encoding L-type lectin-domain containing receptor kinase VII.1 isoform X1; its protein translation is MKKFNSKLDLVSLLLPIILFLQPISAIDFVFNGFNSSSVSLYGSAIIESRILTLTNQTSFQIGRALFPTKIPTKAPNSSFVYPFSTSFIFAMAPYKNVLPGHGLVFLFVPFTGIQGSSSAQNLGFLNFTNGNSSDNHMLGIEFDVFANEEFSDMNDNHVGIDVNSLTSIEAADAGYWPDNSRSSSNGNTSDEDSNSFKEQDLNNGKNYQVWIDYEDSMINVTMAPAGMKRPTRPLLNVSLNLSDVFEDEMYVGFTSSTGQLVESHKILAWSFSNSNFSLSERLITTGLPSFVLPKDPFYRSKVFIAGATVGGVLLVVSAATIIWFLIKRRQRKAREREEMEDWELEYWPHRIRYQEIEAATKGFSEENVIGIGGNGKVYKGVLPGGTEIAVKRISHENDGMREFLAEISSLGRLKHRSLVGLRGWCKRERGVFMLVYDYMENGSLEKRVFDCDESKMLSCEERIRILKDVASALLYLHEGWDSQVLHRDIKASNVLLDKDMNGRLGDFGLARVHGHGQVPSTTRVVGTIGYMAPEVVRSGRASAQTDVFGFGVLILEVMCGRRPIEEGQPPLLESVWQLMMQGQSLYALDERLKARGEQFDEGEVERMLHLGLLCAYPDSKARPTMRQVVKVMEGNNELSEIESEDMDACLLQQMKSKDFWSSYSQSSSHGSHPTFDEIRRHHSSSMSLSWSNTIVEDFPWQAWKKLQKLAGSRSKSIKNETVGREP
- the LOC18103029 gene encoding L-type lectin-domain containing receptor kinase VII.1 isoform X2 translates to MKKFNSKLDLVSLLLPIILFLQPISAIDFVFNGFNSSSVSLYGSAIIESRILTLTNQTSFQIGRALFPTKIPTKAPNSSFVYPFSTSFIFAMAPYKNVLPGHGLVFLFVPFTGIQGSSSAQNLGFLNFTNGNSSDNHMLGIEFDVFANEEFSDMNDNHVGIDVNSLTSIEAADAGYWPDNSRSSSNGNTSDEDSNSFKEQDLNNGKNYQVWIDYEDSMINVTMAPAGMKRPTRPLLNVSLNLSDVFEDEMYVGFTSSTGQLVESHKILAWSFSNSNFSLSERLITTGLPSFVLPKDPFYRSKVFIAGATVGGVLLVVSAATIIWFLIKRRQRKAREREEMEDWELEYWPHRIRYQEIEAATKGFSEENVIGIGGNGKVYKGVLPGGTEIAVKRISHENDGMREFLAEISSLGRLKHRSLVGLRGWCKRERGVFMLVYDYMENGSLEKRVFDCDESKMLSCEERIRILKDVASALLYLHEGWDSQVLHRDIKASNVLLDKDMNGRLGDFGLARVHGHGQVPSTTRVVGTIGYMAPEVVRSGRASAQTDVFGFGVLILEVMCGRRPIEEGQPPLLESVWQLMMQGQSLYALDERLKARGEQFDEGEVERMLHLGLLCAYPDSKARPTMRQVVKVMEGNNELSEIESEDMDACLLQQMKSKDFWSSYSQSSSHGSHPTFDEIRRHHSSSMSLSWSNTIVEGR